TATGGTGCCCATGGGCGTTAGGCGGTGCTTTACGCCGCTGTTCCCGATCAGCACGTCCATGCAGCCGGCGACATACTCGCTGACGCTCGCGCTGCCGGTCCCCAGCGGCACGACCGATATCTCGGCAACGACATTTCTCTTATTCATGACTGCTCTTTTTTATCTATAGTATATACAAGCTCACCGCGAAATTACAGGCACTTCCGGTCAAACGCACAGCCGTTACAAATATGCTAAAATTTTATATCTGCAGGTTGAACGGCTCAAATGGAGAGTAGCACCTATCACATCAGGAATATGGCCGACAGGGACATTGCGCAGGCCCTGGAGATCGACCTGGACGCCTTCCCCAGCCAATGGCCGCATCCGACCTCGAGCTCTTTCCACCATGAGATGCGCAACAAGCTGGCGCACTACGTTGTGATCTGCCGCGGCGGCGGCGCGGCGGCGGACAACGGCCATCGAGTCATCGGACTGAGAGAGGTGCTATTATATTTCAAGCAGATATTTTCTCGCGACCGTATCACCGGCACGCCCGCAGCCGCGGAATACCTGGTGGGCATGGCGGGTATCTGGATGATGGTGGACGAGGCGCACATCGTGACCATCGCCGTGAGGAGGTCGCACCGACACCAGGGGCTGGGAGAGTGGCTGCTGATCAGCCTCATCGAGCTCTCCAGGAAGCTGCGGGCCAAATATGTTACGCTGGAGGTGCGCGAGTCCAACAGGACCGCGCAGGCGCTTTACGAGAAATACGGCTTCACCAGAGCCGGCACGAGGAGAAAATATTACTCGG
This genomic window from Dehalococcoidia bacterium contains:
- the rimI gene encoding ribosomal protein S18-alanine N-acetyltransferase — translated: MESSTYHIRNMADRDIAQALEIDLDAFPSQWPHPTSSSFHHEMRNKLAHYVVICRGGGAAADNGHRVIGLREVLLYFKQIFSRDRITGTPAAAEYLVGMAGIWMMVDEAHIVTIAVRRSHRHQGLGEWLLISLIELSRKLRAKYVTLEVRESNRTAQALYEKYGFTRAGTRRKYYSDNGEDALIMTTCELDSPSYLERLQRLRQEHNARWSHCAV